A section of the Asticcacaulis sp. EMRT-3 genome encodes:
- a CDS encoding TIGR02281 family clan AA aspartic protease: MIRSAIVLGSAVFCAVLAGSGVLSLDPHPEIPASVASASVTTAVANLSASVSDSHVTAIPKAADGHFWANASVNDHAVHFLVDTGATVVALTPADAQRLGFDARTLTYDHKVATANGQVLAASVTLASVEIGQSTVSDVPALVLKDGLSTSLLGMSYLGRLSRIEATPSSLILHP, translated from the coding sequence ATGATCAGATCGGCCATTGTCCTGGGCAGCGCGGTGTTTTGCGCGGTTCTGGCCGGTAGCGGCGTTCTGTCGCTCGATCCGCACCCGGAAATCCCGGCCAGCGTCGCCAGTGCCAGCGTCACCACCGCCGTCGCCAATTTGTCGGCCTCGGTCAGCGACAGCCACGTCACGGCCATCCCCAAGGCGGCGGATGGTCATTTCTGGGCCAATGCCTCCGTCAATGACCACGCTGTACATTTTCTGGTCGATACCGGCGCAACCGTCGTGGCCCTGACACCCGCCGACGCCCAGCGCCTCGGCTTCGACGCCCGCACCCTCACCTATGATCACAAGGTGGCCACCGCCAACGGACAGGTGCTGGCCGCCTCCGTCACCTTGGCTTCGGTCGAAATCGGCCAAAGTACGGTATCGGATGTTCCGGCCCTGGTGCTGAAAGACGGGCTTTCCACCTCCCTGCTCGGCATGAGCTATCTGGGGCGGTTATCGCGCATCGAAGCCACGCCTTCCAGCCTTATCCTGCATCCGTAA
- a CDS encoding HAMP domain-containing methyl-accepting chemotaxis protein, which translates to MTKPKVASGGLKISNWSFTIKFMLPAAVATALMAVLTFGAISVMHGQGQTIDRINNVVLPQVQEMGDIKASIKEANGQLFRALTKKATDPTANASADVTKVANDLGAIGTRVKTDAESTQDPAQKKLLADLGKEIKTYKEAVEFAGSVMDVDFTSVPPLMSQFDDGYAKMSTLSDQLITANVASAKKSAAEAKTAQTAGVTMLTIFAIIMACISGAIAFIFSRVTVTGINRIAKTTEELAKGNLDVDILALSRRDELKSVVDSLNVFKSNAEEKARLSAMEAATHKTREERARQMAELAERFRHEAQDMLDALSSAASDLDANGRTLLTIAQENERRSQDAVGSIRNSADNVQNVASATTELSASIGVIGDQAVRSVEIAAEAVSEADRTNASMAELSRAADQIGEVVDLINAIAQQTNLLALNATIESARAGEAGKGFAVVASEVKSLAQQTAKATDEIRDRIKDIQSAASNGVSAIRGIGETIKHMNEIASSIADSVHQQGDATNEIARNVNEASDGTSMASSSVSQLSASAADTEKASTEMLGAANKLSERTGAMSENIRRFLAELTAA; encoded by the coding sequence ATGACCAAACCTAAAGTCGCTTCGGGCGGTTTGAAAATTTCAAACTGGTCGTTCACCATCAAATTCATGCTGCCCGCCGCCGTCGCCACCGCCCTGATGGCGGTTCTGACATTTGGTGCCATCTCGGTCATGCACGGCCAGGGACAGACCATCGACCGCATCAATAATGTGGTTCTGCCGCAGGTGCAGGAAATGGGCGACATCAAGGCCTCGATCAAGGAAGCCAATGGCCAGCTTTTCCGCGCCCTGACCAAGAAGGCCACCGATCCGACGGCCAATGCCTCGGCTGATGTTACCAAGGTGGCCAACGATCTCGGTGCCATCGGCACGCGCGTCAAGACCGACGCCGAGAGCACCCAGGATCCGGCGCAAAAGAAGCTGCTGGCCGACCTCGGCAAGGAAATCAAGACCTATAAGGAAGCCGTCGAATTCGCTGGCTCGGTGATGGATGTCGATTTCACCTCGGTGCCGCCTTTGATGTCGCAGTTTGATGACGGCTACGCCAAGATGTCGACGCTCAGCGACCAGTTGATCACGGCCAATGTAGCCAGCGCCAAGAAATCGGCCGCCGAGGCCAAGACCGCGCAAACCGCTGGCGTTACCATGCTGACCATCTTCGCCATCATCATGGCCTGCATTTCCGGCGCCATCGCCTTCATCTTCTCGCGCGTCACAGTGACCGGCATCAACCGCATCGCCAAGACGACCGAAGAACTGGCCAAGGGCAATCTCGATGTCGATATTTTGGCCCTCAGCCGCCGCGATGAGTTGAAGAGCGTGGTCGACAGCCTCAATGTGTTCAAATCGAACGCCGAAGAAAAGGCCCGCCTGTCGGCGATGGAAGCCGCCACCCACAAGACCCGCGAAGAGCGCGCCCGCCAGATGGCCGAACTGGCCGAACGCTTCCGCCACGAAGCGCAGGACATGCTCGACGCCCTCTCCTCCGCCGCCTCCGATCTCGACGCCAATGGCCGTACGCTTCTGACCATCGCGCAGGAAAACGAGCGCCGCTCGCAGGACGCCGTCGGCTCGATCCGCAATTCGGCCGACAATGTCCAGAACGTCGCCTCGGCCACCACCGAATTGTCGGCCTCGATCGGCGTCATCGGTGATCAGGCCGTGCGTTCGGTGGAAATCGCCGCCGAAGCCGTTTCGGAAGCCGACCGCACCAATGCCTCGATGGCCGAACTGAGCCGCGCCGCCGACCAGATCGGCGAAGTGGTCGATCTGATCAACGCCATCGCCCAGCAAACCAACCTGCTGGCGCTCAACGCCACCATCGAATCGGCGCGCGCCGGCGAGGCCGGCAAGGGCTTCGCGGTCGTGGCCTCGGAAGTGAAGTCGCTGGCCCAGCAAACCGCCAAGGCCACCGATGAAATCCGCGACCGCATCAAGGACATTCAGAGTGCGGCCTCGAACGGCGTCAGCGCCATCCGCGGCATCGGCGAAACGATCAAGCATATGAACGAAATCGCCTCTTCCATCGCCGATTCCGTGCATCAGCAAGGCGACGCCACCAATGAGATCGCCCGCAATGTCAACGAAGCCTCCGACGGCACCTCGATGGCCTCGTCGTCGGTGTCGCAACTGTCGGCCTCTGCTGCCGATACCGAAAAAGCCTCGACCGAAATGCTCGGCGCGGCCAATAAGCTCAGCGAGCGCACAGGGGCGATGAGCGAGAATATCCGCCGCTTCCTGGCGGAACTGACCGCCGCCTGA